In candidate division WOR-3 bacterium, the DNA window CAGGAACTTAGAAATCTCTAACCAATGCCTTTGTTGACATTTTACCCGTCTCTTTGCGTTTTTCTATGTGTTTAGGTGTCTTATTATGGACTCCCTGATGAGCTCTGGAAGGGTTATATAAGCCTTCTATGCTACATTTATCAAATTTTAAGCCATTTGTAAACGGTAGGTCTTCCTGTAGTAAAATTACGGGCTACATCTCTATAGACTCTTCTTTCGCATTTTTTACCATCTCAAAACGAATTTTTACCTTATCAAAGGGTTGCATATTTTTATAACCTCGTCCCATTGATAATAAAACATATATCTTCCTTTCATTGTTCATCTTTAAAAGGAGGATATTTATTTTAACAATCATTGCAACTCCTTAATTCTTCTAACCAACAATTTAGAACAATTTCGCTCATTTTTCTATAAATCTTATCTCTTTTTGTGCAAAATACCTTATACTCTTTCATAACTTCTTTTAGGTTTATATTTATATTTAAATCTACTCTTTTTATCCCCAAAACCTCCACAAAGTGTCCACCATGTGCTTTGGATTTAACACAAAATTGAGCCCTTGACATCTCCCCTACTCTTACTTTGATTACAATTTACAGAGTATCATCTGAGTAATATCATTTCTTTGCTCTCTACAAACTGCTCACTTGGATTGTCGGTTGAAATAGCTACAATACGATAAAAATAAATACCAGAAGAAACATTTGGATGCCAAGTTACTTCTTGATAACCGGCATTTTGTTCGGAATTTACAAGTTCCTGTATGTGCTGTCCAAGTATGTTAAAAATTTCCAATAGAACTATACAGCGATGGGGAAGCGAATAACGAATAACTGTCGCTGATTTGAATGGATTTGGATAATTTTGCTCTAAACGAAAGTCTACGTGAATAGAATCATCGATTGTTTCAATATTACCAAAGATTGTATCAATTTTATTAAAAGTATCAAAGAAATTGGGACCCAGATATTCTGGCAATGATGCAAGCCCATATAGCATAGTAGAAAAGTCGACTGCCTGAATATAAGGACATCTTAGAGAGATATCTTCGCGACTATATCTCCATAACACTTTTCTGGAAGTATCATCTGGAAGACTATATACAGAAGGACTTACATTATTGTAGAGAGATATCAAATCATTTTTGCTTTGTGGATATACGGGGATAAATCCCGCGATTATGTGCGGTGAGACAATCCCTCGCGGATTATTATCAATAGCATTAGCTGAGTAAGAACCGCCCCCTGGATCTTCGCCAGCTCCTAAACCCCATTCGTAACTATCAATTCCGGGGTATCTTTTAGTCCACCATAATGAGTCAGCTGCGCGTACATTCCTGAAGTATTCCATATAATCATCATTATTTCTAAAATAATGGCAATAATAGTAAGTAAACAGGGAAATAAAATGCGAAATAAATCCTCCTCCATCGGATAATAGTTCATAGTACCAATAAATAGGCTTTGGAATAGAGTCTGTTTTCGGATCGCTGTAATAGATATTCCAATATAATTGTGATTTTGTATAACCAGGATTTTGAGGGGATACATTTTTTGCCAACCAAGCAACAATCATATATTCATTAAAAGGTCCTTTCTGAGTGCCTTCAACCCTATTCCCACTTGAATCCAGAACCATATATAAACGACGCCCGTCTTCAGATATTGCAGCCGTAAAATCCATTAGTAACGAGTCGACTTTCTTGGCAATTGATATATTACTTGAAAAATAGTTCTTACAAAATATCAATCCCATAGCAAAGATGGCGTTATCGATTGTACTATATTCAATTCCCCACCCTGGAGCTTTCTTACCGCTTTCTGCATCGAACCAATGAGGGAAGAAACCTTTAACATTTGTCCTATTAGAATCTTTAAAAGCAATAAGTGTAGATAAAGTATTAATTACTAAAGATTCAGCATCAGATTCCCAATTTATGGAATCGCCGGTTTTTTTGTACATTGAATCAGCAATACAAAGGGAAATTAAGCCTATCCCATTTGCTGTAATACAGCCAGGTTTATCAACAACGCCTGTGTCAACTGTCAAAGCATCAATATACACCCCATTCGCATTTCGCATAGATTTGATGGCGTAGTAACTATCTCTGAATAATTTTGTTATTGTCGAGTCTTCCGTCTGCGCAAAACCTAACGAAGGCAATAATAAGCATAGCGCTAATGATATAATGATAATCATAATTCTATTCCCTAAAATGTTCACTTTTTTCATGATAGCCTATATTAGTCTAAGAAAAATACCTGAAGTTACCGTTTACGTGGATCAGAAGCCCACCAGATGTCTCCTCCCTTTATCAAACCGCTTTTTTCAGAAATCTTGCCCGCTAAAATACTTCCCATTACTTCTTGACTCAGAAAAAGAGATTTTAAAAAGTACCCCCCACCAAAAATTAACCCTGCATTTGGCGCCCAACCTAACATATCATTTACCCAGGGGTCTGACACGTTTATCAAGCCTCCGATGATTTTAATACAAAAACCAATTGATATCCAAATAAATCCAATCCCTAATCGGCTAAAACGATAGCGCCATACACATCTTTGGCACAACGGGAGGGAGAGAGATCCTAAGACGAGATATGTTGTTTTTGTTTCCAGAGGTTTTCTCTCCTCCTTAATTTTTTTGCCGTAGTAAAAAGTATAATTATTATTAGTAGAATTCTCAGAACATGCTCTACATATACTCATATATTCCTCCTTTTAAGAGCTATAACTCTAACATTATAATATTCCCGCTTCGCTGAGTCAAGACATTTATCCGACAAATTA includes these proteins:
- a CDS encoding T9SS type A sorting domain-containing protein, with protein sequence MKKVNILGNRIMIIIISLALCLLLPSLGFAQTEDSTITKLFRDSYYAIKSMRNANGVYIDALTVDTGVVDKPGCITANGIGLISLCIADSMYKKTGDSINWESDAESLVINTLSTLIAFKDSNRTNVKGFFPHWFDAESGKKAPGWGIEYSTIDNAIFAMGLIFCKNYFSSNISIAKKVDSLLMDFTAAISEDGRRLYMVLDSSGNRVEGTQKGPFNEYMIVAWLAKNVSPQNPGYTKSQLYWNIYYSDPKTDSIPKPIYWYYELLSDGGGFISHFISLFTYYYCHYFRNNDDYMEYFRNVRAADSLWWTKRYPGIDSYEWGLGAGEDPGGGSYSANAIDNNPRGIVSPHIIAGFIPVYPQSKNDLISLYNNVSPSVYSLPDDTSRKVLWRYSREDISLRCPYIQAVDFSTMLYGLASLPEYLGPNFFDTFNKIDTIFGNIETIDDSIHVDFRLEQNYPNPFKSATVIRYSLPHRCIVLLEIFNILGQHIQELVNSEQNAGYQEVTWHPNVSSGIYFYRIVAISTDNPSEQFVESKEMILLR